Proteins from a genomic interval of Vanacampus margaritifer isolate UIUO_Vmar chromosome 4, RoL_Vmar_1.0, whole genome shotgun sequence:
- the LOC144050788 gene encoding uncharacterized protein LOC144050788, translated as MPRIVLHRTDISEEYICPEQQQLQPPHIKEEEKEEGPHYISNKEENDVTQPPLTVVLMESDDDKGQIEENIVPEPSISSSSQHKTTVGDGDTCGESEPKSLFAPLSDSDVTHDDDDDGEVHSKSDLTGHSDSKNVKCSQCNKTFFNKSSLKRHIRTHTGEKPFFCSACGLQVTQKSSLTDHMRTHTKEKLFACPVCNLRFGNRSYLKIHIRLHTGEKPFSCSVCGKRFSLKGDLRIHTRTHTGEKPFACSICGKRFTRKGHLNAHRRTHSGEKPFSCSVCGLQVTRKSSLTDHMRTHTGEKPFVCTICNLSFGSRSYLKIHTQLHTGEKHFSCSVCGKRFSLKGDLRMHTRTHTGEKPFVCSICGKSFTRKGHLNTHARTHTGDKPFACSICDQKFSEKGSLTKHARTHTGQKPFVCSICGKTFTLKGQLNAHTRTHNGDYPFSCSVCNQRFSEIGTLRKHTQTHTRKKPCTGSVSNISSELEELRSEQQELNSHIKEEDIIRFPLTDVIVKSEDDENVTMVSM; from the exons ATGCCTCGAATTGTGTTGCACAGAACAG ACATCAGTGAAGAATATATTTGCCCTGAGCAGCAGCAGCTACAGCCTCCTCACATTaaggaggaagagaaggaggAAGGTCCCCACTACATAAGCAACAAAGAGGAGAATGATGTCACACAGCCTCCATTGACTGTTGTCCTTATGGAAAGTGACGATGACAAAGGTCAAATTGAGGAGAACATTGTGCCTGAGCCTTCAATCAGCAGCTCAAGTCAACATAAGACAACAGTCGGTGATGGAGACACCTGTGGAGAATCAGAACCAAAGAGCCTCTTTGCGCCACTATCAGACAGTGACGTcacacatgatgatgatgatgatggtgaagtACACTCTAAAAGTGATTTGACAGGTCACAGTGACTCCAAAAACgtgaaatgttctcagtgtaaCAAAACGTTTTTCAACAAGTCATCATTGAAAAGACAcataagaacacacactggagaaaaaccttttttcTGCTCAGCGTGTGGTCTTCAGGTAACTCAAAAGAGTAGTTTAACAGatcacatgagaacacacacgaAAGAGAAACTTTTTGCCTGCCCAGTCTGCAATTTAAGGTTTGGGAATcgttcatatttaaaaatacacatacgattacacactggggagaaaccgTTTtcttgttcagtttgtggtaaaagattttCACTAAAAGGAGATTTaagaatacacacaagaacacatacTGGGGAGAAACCCTTTGCCTGCTCCATTTGTGGCAAAAGATTCACCCGGAAGGGACATTTGAATGCGCACAGAAGAACACACagtggagagaaacctttttcatGCTCAGTGTGTGGTCTTCAGGTAACTCGAAAGAGTAGTTTAACTGatcacatgagaacacacactggagaaaaaccttttgtctGTACAATCTGCAACTTAAGTTTTGGAAGTcgttcatatttaaaaatacacacacaattacacacCGGGGAGAAACACTTTtcttgttcagtttgtggtaaaagattctctCTAAAGGGAGATTTAAGaatgcacacaagaacacacaccggggagaaaccttttgtctgctcaATTTGTGGGAAGAGTTTCACACGGAAGGGGCATTTGAATACACatgcaagaacacacactggggacAAACCTTTTGCGTGCTCGATTTGTGATCAAAAGTTCTCTGAAAAGGGAAGCCTGACGAAACACGCAAGAACACACACCGGGCAGaaaccttttgtctgctcaATTTGTGGGAAAACGTTCACTCTGAAGGGACAGTTAAATGCTCACACGAGAACCCATAATGGAGACTAccctttttcctgctcagtttgCAACCAAAGATTCTCTGAAATAGGAACcttaagaaaacacacacaaacacacacaaggaagAAACCTTGCACAGGTTCAGTGTCTAACATTAGTTCAGAATTGGAAGAACTTCGTTCTGAGCAGCAGGAACTGAACTCCCACATTAAAGAGGAGGATATCATCAGATTTCCATTGACTGATGTCATTGTGAAAAGTGAAGACGATGAGAATGTGACAATGGTTTCAATGTAA